The sequence GATCTAAGAATCAGAGGAGCTGAGAGGCAGTGAATTAGGTCTGTGATATAAGATGGGGCCTACCTGACCACTAAGAGCCTTGAAAGCCATCAGCAAGGTCTTAAATTGAGTTATAAAATGGACAGGGAGCCAATGAAGAGAGGCTAGGACTGGGGTGATGTCAGCATCCTTGCGGCTGCATTTTGGACCATCTGCAGGCGAGTTCAGGAAGACTGGGGAAGGCCTAAATATAGGGATTGCAATAGTCCAGTTATGATGTAATGAAGGTGTGAATAACTTTTTCCATGTCATGGAAAGACAGAATTGGCTTGCgtttggaaatgtttttttttttacattggtaTCTATTTTTAACAACGGAACTGATTTGTTTGTCAAGACAGTGCTCAGAATCAAAGATAATACCCAGGTTTTCACTCACATATGGAGTGAATGCAGCCTGATTTTGTTGTCACCGATTATGTAGTGTGACATAATCGAAGAAAAGCAATGTGGCATCTGGAATGCCCCACGATACCCTGGAGAGAAGTCTAGCCAGTCAGATGATTTTCCTGCCTAGCTTGACAACCCCTAATACTTGTTTCTTGACGTTGACCAATAGGATGACAAAGTGTTCTCTGGCGTACCAATGCAAACATGgcgaagagaaagagggatgctGCTGACAGgttgtttgctgttgttgctgtcaGGAATGTTGCTGTTGCGACTCAGCCCATATTGTCCTCTTCTTCGTGACACCCAGGAACGGGTCCTcgatagttttttttcttcttctttttcttttcggAAAACAAGATCGCCAGCACCACACATAGTGTTTCTGTAGCCACGACTAACAATTTCATGACCTTCCTCCCCGCAAGGACATGAGCAATGATTGGTTGGGGTCAAACTTGTAGTGTTGCCAGTCTCCTGACTAAGACATGGCAAGAGGGACCGAAGATAATTACTTCAGCTTTGTTACTGTTTAGCAGAATGATTTGCCATCCAGCCTTGAATGTCCTAATGTCCCTGAAACAGTCCAGATAATCCCTAGACTGTTATGGGAGGTACAGCTGTGAATCATCAGCATAGACGTGACAGGAGACACTTCCTAATAATGTTTCCAAGAGGGAGCATGTACTGGCAGAACAGAACTGGCCCCAGGATGGATCCCTGAGAAGGCTTCATCATGAGAAATACAGGGATGAGGACAGAATTTCTAGTGCTGAACAGAATTTTAGGTCCGTGAGAATGTTTACTGATAATCAGAGAAATATTTAGCCATGGCTTCTTTGGCTGCTGTATGATTGGTATTGATATGTGTGATATAGCAACCATAGGCAGGCCAACACCCAggcacattttcaaactgataATAAACCTTTTATGTATCAGTCATGGTCTGATAATGGTGTATTCGTACTGAAAGACCTCTTTAATGAGCATGGCCTTCAAAGAACATTCCAGGATATAAAAGAGTGTTTCATGTACCTCAGACTAAGATTTCCCCCCATCCACTTACTAAATGGCTGAGTGGGTCAGCCTTCAGTAAACTATAAACTGCAATTAGAGAATTTATGTAATGGGAATAGCAATCCCAGGTTACACAGAGGACAAGAGAAGGTGGCATTGAATACAATAAGCATGTGATGAGAAAAAAATGCATCTTCGGTATTGATATTATCAGTAGAAAACCCATAATACATAATAAGGTCAAGAGTATGCCCTAGTACATGTGTAGCCGTATTTATATGCTGAAGAAGGCCAAATGAATGAGATTGTTTGCCATGGGTTTACCTGGACAACAGACGTGACTATTCAAATCATCCAAGATCAACAGTCTGTGGTGCAATAGAACAATTCGAGACAGGAAGTCACAGGTTCAGTTTTTACAAATGTACAATAGCTCCTGAAAGAAAGTGTCTGTAATTTAAACAAATTCTTGAAAACCGTGGGAACGCCAACACACTTAGAGGTGCTACTGAAGAAACAGTTGGAAAATCTAAATCACAGGAGGTGAAAAAGTAATGTGAaatgaacgtttttgttggaaaCAGACCTAGCATTAACCAGGGCAATTTTGGACGGGAAACGACTGGCCGTGACTGTTGAGCCTAGTCCAGTGGGCGAACGTTTAGGAAATGTACGCCTTCGCTTCTTGCGCAGTCTTACTGGAGCCGAGCAATCAGGCACCATGTCATGGTCAGGGAAGTTGGACAGATGACAAGAGTATCTGAGGCCTGCCACATCAGAGTTCACACATGGAATTTGTGCTCATATACGTGTATTATACAACCGTAACAACAGCAGTGAATACAATAACATGATAACACACAGTGATGAGAAGCAATTGATACAATAACATGATAACGCACAGTGATAAAAAGCAATGGATACAATAACATGAGGTACTGACAGTAGCACTCAATGCCCCTCTCAGGCAGCTCCACAAGAAAGACAAGACCGATCTCACAAGTCTGGTAATAAGGTAAGTATGTCATACTTATGTCATGATGGATGCAGTATTTTAGTTTGTGATCCTAAACTCTGCCGGTTGTATTTACTAATTTCAAACCATCttctctccactgcagcccaAAGCAAACAAAGAGCCAAATGGGGACAAGGACATCCAGGTGGGGGAATTTGTTTAAACTGGCTTGGCCTTATTTGCATTTCACATGGTAGCCAAAGTATTTAGAGTACTGTTGTTGTGACATTGTTTTGTGCTGGTCAGGGTCCTAGGCAATCACCTTTATACAGACACTCTTGCAAAGATAACAGTTGTCAGGGGACTGAGCTGTCAGAATGCAATACCATTCTTTTGTATTGAACCAGATTGATACACCTTCTTGATGGTGTTGATAACTGCTGTGTCATGCAAGTCGGCAGAATCTCTTTGCTCAGCATGTCTTGGAGTTTGTTACAGAGTGGTAATCTCTTATGATGTCAATGCTTTTATTATGCTGAGGATTTTATAGCTGTGCTGTGGAGAGTCCCCTAGTTCATTTGCGCACACCACTGAATGGGACTGACTTGATTTGTTTGGTGTCCAGAACTCCCTCGGTATAACCTTGACCAAAATCAGCCATTTTCCCTAACCTTTCCTCTCATATGGATGAACCTCTATgtctttgtttatgtgtgttttgtttgtgcatgtatgtgtgagtttaatgtgtgtgtgtgtgtgtgtttttccaggAACTGGGTGAGCGTCTCCGCGTCCTACCCCTGACGCAAGAGAACATGCGCATGTTTGACAATGCGCAGCGTGACCTTATTCCAGCCGTCCTACACCAGTTTGCCTGCGAGCGATGTGACAATGACTGGTGGCGTCGCGTTGCACAGAGGAAAGAAGTatgacacacacttcctctgatACTTCCTGAGTGCTTTATGACATAACCTAATCACCTCCAGAGGGAGAATCTAGAAGCTCTCACAGAAATCACAAAAACACCTTTAGCAAGTAAACAGGTGTATCCTTTGACCTGCTTTGCCAAGCCGATAACACGTTGTACAGACCATACTGTGGGTTGATCTAGTTGATGATctagtgtgtgtcctcacaaCAGGTGTCTCGCTGCAAGAAGTGCAAGAGGAAGTATGAGCCTGTACCCGAGGGGAAGATGTGGGGCATCGGGGAGTTCCACTGCCCCAACTGCACTCGCATTTTCAGGTTTGGACGCTGGACATTCAAGTGATTCCAGTGCGGTGTTCATTGCATGTAGATTGGCAGGATAGAAGACTAGAgctagtgtgtgttctgtgtttccgAAATATGAGTTGACATTTGGTCTCTCTATGTGTGACAAATAGGGGGTTCGGAAGGATGGATTTGGGCTCGCCTTGCTACGGATGTCGCTCCATCATAATCCCGACAAAAATCTTACCGCCTCGTCGCAGCATGATGGGAATGGGACCCAGAACAAAGAACCCACACAGCTGCCTTGCAGAGGACTGTTACAACAGACAAGGTATGGGTTTGCAGTAATCAAGACaaaccactagagggcagccttctcaaacactgacactgacgCCCTGAACTTCAACTCTGATATAGTTAACAATAATACCAAAGGGTTAGGTCTACATCTCTTGAAATGTCAAAGGCCAGAGGAAATTGTGAAAGTCATTGTACATTATTGTTACAGTTCAATATGTCTTTGCTTTATTTATGAAAACTTCCAATATTGGTTATGATAATAATATTACAACATAATGACAATAATATGCTATGATCGGTATtggtattattatcattataacaACCATAGCCAACACCCAGACACATCTAACTGATAATAAACCTTTTATGTATCAGGCAAGGTCTGATAATGGTGTATTCGTACTGAAAGACCTCTTTAATGAGCATGGCCTTCAAAGAACATTCCAGGATTTAAAAGAGTGTTTCATGTACCTCAGACTAAGATTTCCCCCCATCCACTTACTAAATGGCTGAGTGGGTCAGTTTCacccatttttctttttttttctcactcccaCAAACCAGTTCCTGTGATCAAAGTATGGGAAAGTGAATGATCTAAATTTCGCTGCACCCCTAATTAGGCATGGATATGAGAGTGTGAATTTGGACAGTGTATGACCTCCTTTTGAATGAAAACACAAAGAGCATATCACCATACTGACCATGTGGAAACCACAAATTGTCATGACgctacagttacagttacatatatatatatgtatatatatatccttatatatatataaatatatatatatatagtatttgaCACAATGATTAACATTATGTGTTATAAACCATTACTTATATACAGATATGTGATAAATCATCTATGGCATGGTACGTAAATTCAAACTTGGTTTTGGCTAGCTCTTGCTTTTTAGAACTAGTTCTCTAACTTCTCTCTGACGGTCCTTGTTCTTGCAGAACCTCATGTTCCCGGGACGGAGTGCGTCCATCCCCGCAGCCGTCAGAAGAACCACAAGCCCCGCGTGGTGAACGCCAGCCCCACGCACATCAGCTCTGGCTCCACCGTCAACACCTGCCTGAGCCAGGGAAGCATACTGGACCTGTACGAGCTGGTGCGCGACGAGCTGGAGGACGTCATCTATGAGGActcggaggaggaagaggaggaggaggaggaggagtctgacAGCAGCACAGACAACCCCAGATAGAGACGATGAAGCTCTCGCTCACTGCATTTAAAAAGTCATCTCGCTCTCTGTGCCTTAAATAACGCGTGGCAAAGTCGAACGCACTTGCATCTTAAGCAGCTTCTTATAAGTTTTCAACGTTTTCACACGTCTTTATGTAATCAGGAAATGGTACACAAATCCTGGTACACTGGGCCAGCCTTCTTTTCTTTGTCCAACTACACAAAGGAACCTAAGCCTATTCTCACTAGTATACGTGCACACAACAGTGGATGAACTCAATGTAATGTGCGTTTTCTGGAAATTCACTGTTAATGACTGCTCTTGTTAATGACACTTAATGCACCTTTGGGTTAATCTCATAAAAGGGAATACAGCACCTTAATTATGGGATACCCCTGTTAGTCTCACGCCAAACTATAGCATAAGACAGGGACAttgtggggtgggtggttggagCAGGAGGGATGGGGGTTGAGTTGATTGTTCCACCTATACCAAATAAAGGAAAAAGTCCAAAAAAGATCTCTAATAGTAGGTATGCTGTTCCAAAAAGGTGTACAGTTTACAAAGAAAGGATCCGCCCCCCTCTTGTAAGATGGCTACACCCATACAAGGCATTACACGCaattatgtaagggataacgTAGGCTAGTGCCCCGGTAAGTatgggaaaataaaataaatgcctTTAGGACGTCGTGTGGGTGAAAATGTTCCTatactgaccggcggactatacattatcccgcttattatatggTTACTTGCTGACTTCGAGTTACACAGAATTTCCATTACGAaaagtgaacggactacttgcggaatgatttGAAAGATGTGACTTTGAAGCACAAAACCTTTTGCCAATGGCAGCAGTTATgaattataaagaaatatcagacctctgaatgttggggtggcccattcaattcaacggaactttttgcaacattatgaggagccgtataataagtctGCATAAGACTGCAGCCTGAAATTACATTGTGCTTGTTGTGTTCTCAGGGATCTATCCCTATTCTGTATCACCCAAggatctggaaaaaaaaacagggcatGTATACTTTGCAACTCAGATGCTTTTACCATGTGGGCTCCTGTGTGTCTGAATGCCCCGAGATCTAGGTTTCCGCTGCAATATTGTATGTGTGGGACACACCTGACCCTTTGTCCTGATAGAGAAAAGCTTTTCTCACAGGTattacactgtgtgtgagaatgggGGACAATAGAGACCTCCCGCTCTCAAAAGGTATTTCACGAAAGATCTGAAACTAGGTGATTATCAGTTGGCCTTAAAGGGTGAGAGACAAAAAGATGTTATGCTCGCACCACCCTACACTTCCCATGCATGACAGCGGAGTCGAAACTCAAGTTTGCCCTGAACCCAAGGGATTTTTTGGCTTGTTTAGAGCTCTTctgcgaaagaaagaaaaaaggaagcaACAAACTGTCTTACACCTGCAGtaaagactgagagaggaacACAGGTAAACATTTGTCGACAGGGTTGTCCCTTATGAAATCAAACCACTCAGGTCCCCATTTTGGAGTTGTGTTAAGCGTCCGATATTACTGCACAACAGTCGACAGGATGGCACACAAAAATGACTCTTACTCAATGTCGACCAGCCTCTGGCCTCCTACTATATGACAACGCATAGACTCGTGAAAGGAGGTTGGGTGCGTTTGTCAGGTCAATGCCTTGTCTCTTGAGAGTATGCGCTGTCTCATGTCACCACAAGACAGTATTCACCTATTGAAAGGTGTTGGCTTTCAGAccctgactgacacacattttctgtgtcattgtgtagttttattttgatgttcAATGATGGGGGTAAGAAGAGAGTCATTTTTTTCAGAGCTGAAGCATTAGGGCAACGCCCTGTTTGTGCAGACTCTGACTTTTTCTAataagagaataagagagacaCTACTACTAAAACTATGTTTCCAGGCGGCATATTTATACATGTGTGAATGGTACAGGAAACTAGAGATGTAGAGATTAGAAAATATGAATGTGATTGCACTATCCTATACCTAACCTATCCTTAGGTGGATGCGTCTAACAAGGCACGGGACAGCAATTCTCTAACGCCAATGACCCAATGACATTCTGGCACGTAGGCAGATAACACActattaaaatatgaatcagACTTTGTTCGAAATGAGTTAATGATCTCCATTCATTGTGTGCAGTGCATCTTAATGAGATCTAAGAATCCGACCATTCCGTTTGCCTGAAgattgtctgttgtctttgccgtctctccacagcaagagatggcAGTCAAGACTCCTTTCATTAGTGGTGCCTCGGTGGTGCAATGACCTCCCTACTGTTATCTGATCAAGTGACAACCATGATGGCCTACACTTAAAGAGTATCCCAAACTCATCTGTCATtctgatgtatttgttacaagtCCTACAATTTACaatagttattattattgttaattttTACTATGATCTGATACTGATACAATACTGTTATAAGCATTTTGTTGTATTGTGCATAATGCtttaaacaatacaaaatatactAAAACTTAGTAGAAGttagaagaacaacaacaataataaaacatacCTTGCGCAATCAGACACACCCTTAAACCCTTGGGGATAATTCTGTCAGATATAGCCCCCTAGTGGAGGACCTTGATTACTGCAGCGTCTTTAGAGTCATCAGTCCTGGCCTTAGACAGTGCTGCTTGATGACAAAGAGAGTAGGGGGTAGGTTTGCCAAAGTGCACTTAAATAGTTTCaagttctgtttgttttcatccAATTTTCAGTACCCATCCAACAAATAAATGATTGTGGAGTTCTTTgcatatttaacatatttcatTTTAGATTCTaccattctttctttttaaatgtgtgccGAGATTTGGCAGATTGGtatttaaatgaaaagaaaatggagcGGAGACCTAGTTGATTACGGAACAGTTTACATTGTTTGGTGATACACAACGTGACTAGAAAGAAAGTTACACAACTCCATTGATTTCACATGATTTCCTCGAGCTCTGTTGTAACACTTGAGGTAACAGTGAAATTCCCTGACAGGTAGGCCTATTGAAATGTATTCGAAAAGGCTCCTGTTTTAACCTGACTTATATTACATCTTAGACTCGTCTACGTTTATGCAAGCATTACATGACCGAGAGAAGGAATGATGGGTGGGGTCAACAGGCAGGGAGTGTACAGTGTACACATCTTTCATAACCTGAAGAGGCTTCTATAAAAAGGAGAGGTGTTGTACTGAAGCACAAAATTAAGCAACATTTCGAGGGGCAAACCAAATCCACTGGGGGAAAATGTGAGTATCCTCTAGCGAACAAGGGGAGACCGGGTAGCCTGGGGTTGTATTAAGGGCACAGGTTATATGCTTACATTCTCAAAACGTTATAGACAGAACTTGTTTTGTGGTGCTAATTTCTCATTTTCAAATTTTGGGCAAGATTTGACGGGTGGTTGTGATCAGTGATTTCCAATCTAGATGCGTGTATAATCATTAGTTGCATCAAATGTATCATATTCCAATTATCATACGGCCTAagcctcagaatgttgcaaaaagttccattgatttgaatgggccaccccaacgttcggaggtctgatatttatttgtatgttatGAAATCGTAGGAGAGGTCGGATGGGGACTGATGTAAGGCAATCGATTCCAACCAGCTTGCGTAGTTAGCAAAGTAATGGGCTAGCCACTTTTGCGAGCAGAGATTCGGCATTCAATTTGATTGGCATGCAAATAATGCTGGTCAAGTATGAGAAGTAAGGTACATTAGGCTTAATCATAAACTGCTAACCCTGTTTTTACGTACAAAATGTTTCTAACAGACAGACACGTAGCCAACTGGATTAAGAAAAACAGCATGGCTTTAGCTGTAAATATTACTTTACCCCTTAAAACTCGTCAACTGTTACAATTGTCCCAGACAGGTGCTGTTGTAACAAAGGCACACTGAATTTAGATGAAAATTGAAGGAAAAGTAATGGATATGTGCTTGGATTGGTGAAGTAATTATAGAGACAAGAGGTGTATGTTGCATACATCTTAAAATGAGAGCAGTCACTTCTGACATTTTTTTGCAACTAGGCAAACCAAAAAGTGTTACAATCTTACCGGTCTCTTAGGCTTCAACTTGGTAAAAATgagttttttatatatatttaaatattatatttttattCAGCATTAATGGTGCTTAACATTCCCACAAAACACACTACAACCATTTAGTCACACTAGACCAAATACTATTAGACTAGACTaaatacctttttttgtttgttatgtgAAGACTGCCGTTTTCATGTTTATTGAATAAATGGTTTGTCACCAGGGTTTATGCTGCAGGAATCCTTGTGTTGGTGTTCGCTCTGGCAGTGGATGCCAGGGTTGGGTACGTTTTCCAACAATGGTTCTCAACGCATGAATGTATGATAGTCTTTTCAGTTTAAaacatggattttttttttatcctcctcAGTGATTCTAGCGAATCCAACCATTGCACTGAGACAAAGGAATGTCTTATGTATAACTCCATCTGCAAAGGCGATGACTATGAGGTAGGTTATCATCCATACCAAATCTAAATGATGTTCATTGTTATCCATTAGCTCCAGACAAGCGTAGATGTCAGAGCTCGGTGTGAAGCACGCTTGGGTTCAGGTTATATGTCCCTGCTTGAACAAAGGGAGTGACTCGTTGTCTTTCAGGTGCGCCACTATGAGACCTCCAAATGGGTGTCTGCAGATTCAGAATCCTTCTTCATGGAAGTGGCCATTAACAGAGCTTTCTGGAAACTCTTCAAATACATCCAGGGGGCCAATGATGCTggtgagctgctgtgtgtgtgtgtgtgtgtgtgtgtgtgtgtgtgtgtgtgtgtgtgtgtgtgtgtgtgtgtgtgtgtgtgtgtgtgtgtgtgtgtgtgtgtgtgtgacagactcaACAAGGGAATGAAAACGACAGAGGAGATGGACAGTTGACGAAGTCAATCATTGCACTGTACAAATTGGTGGGCAACACTGTGTTGTCATCCCGCAGGCTTGAAGATTGACATGACTTCTCCCGTCGTCATCAAAACCAAGGATGGCACCAGCATGTGGCAGTCATCAGTCTACACTGTCAGCTTCCTGCTGCCCTCTACCTTCCAGCAGGGCCAGACCCCTCCCACTCCCACCGATAGCAGCGTAAGGTCTCCACAGAaatgacaagcacacacagtttCATCCATCTGGGTGGCCCATAACGGAGTGAACACACGAGCCAGCATGAGCTGCTTTCTCCAGACTAATGaagaatgaattaatgaagAATTTGGCATTAGGGACACGACAGGATGTCAGACAATACAAACAGCcgcaataacaacaataatgattaaaaaaaaagaaaaaggaaaacatgtACGGATCTTTCCATAACCTTTTGCTCGTAGGTATACTTCCATGAGATGTCTGACATGAAGGTTTACGTGAAGAGCTATGGGGGCTGGCTGATGGGTCTCTCGTCAAGAATGAAGTCTCGCGAGCTGAGGAACTCACTGGATGCTGTCGCGGCGTCCTACGACCGTGATTACCATTGCGATGTCGGCTATGACAGGTAGGGAGGAAATAATTCAATAAGGAAGGGACAGGGTTTTATGTTTGAGGATTAAGGATTGAAAACGTTTATGTTTGAGGATTAAGAATTGAAATACTTAACATTTTTCTTTAGCAAAagtgaatagttgtcattttaCATTTcgatgtgtgtctttgtgtgtgtgactgtgtgtgtgtgtgtgtgtgtgtgtgtgtgtgtgtgtgtgtgtgtgtgtgtgcattccagCCCGATGAAGATGATAGACAGGCACAACGAGGTGTGGTACATGGTGAAGGGAGAGCCTGTTTGTCCGGCTGCTGGAGCTGAGTGAAAGCACTCACTAGAGGAAGCTGATGTGGAGGAGGGAGCTCTTTCCAGTTGTTACATCAGCTGCCTTCTTGATTTTGCAGGgacttttcattcatttcactgtGCCACTTATTCCCTATAGAGGAGAGGGAACCGTATGGACCTCCATGCGACCTGTCCCATCCTGTTTTTAGaatctcttgaaatgtataAAGTCTTTTGATAGTTTGGACAGATCTTAATCTTCATAACAATGAAAGGCACCAGTGTATTTATTGTGCTGGTAACTAAATAAAGTTTTCATTGTTTCTTCAgaattacatgtgtgtgtgtgtgtgtgtgtgtgtgtgttttttttatctctctctgagtTTCTTGAACCTGTTGGGTAGGGTACACTGTGAGCGCCCATCAACATAAATTCAAGATGGTTGGAAAACTGCAAGTGAGAAACCATAAAACTGCCTTTTTTATGTCTCTGGCAGATGGTTATTTATCCAATAGACTAATGGATGTTGTAAGTAatactatgtgagtgtgttgaggGAGTTATTCACATGGGTTGCTCTTTTAGTGAGGGGCAAAACTGAGAACGGGTCTGAGAACATGTTCGTAGGGAGCACATTGCACATTTTATCCACTACCACTAGGGGGTACTGTTTGTCTTAGGAGTGGAAAATGACAGCTGCAGCATGAATTTAGACATAGGCCAGATAAAGAGCTGACAAGTAATacaaactgtaaaacacacacaaacacacacaggcattcaaacacacatacaaatgagaatgcacacctacacaccatgcacacatttATGATAGAACAGTTGATATCAGATTTCATCTGATGATTTCTTGACAAACTACTTCACTTGAATCTTATCTGAGTTATCTGAGTCCCATTCACAAAGTAGACCTTTATTGGCCAACACTCGTCACTGTACTCAATAGAGTGAAATTGATATGAGGCAAGACTTAGAGAGCATAATGTTCAGTCAGACACTGACTGGGTAGATAACCGATCACCCTTGGACTGGTTTATCTCTTTTGACGTCAACTGCCACATAATTGAGGCTGAAGATTGTTCCGCTAATTGGAAGGCTGTTTTATGATCTCTTAAATGGGGGCagaatttttttatatattgtatGGTGCGATGACGATCCATACCCAGATTACTTTTCTCTGGAATATGCTGTATGATTGTAAGACAGCGGATAAAACAGTAAAAGTGCATGACAGAATTAAAATCGaaataaatcacaataaaaacaTAAACTGGACATAAAATTAGTTATGAGACAACAATTTGACCAAAACTAAAGCAGGACAAATGCATATAAAGGTAAAAATTGAATGAGTTTTAAGTCATGATTTGCAAGGCAAAATGGAGAGAGTGGAGTTCATGACAAGTTTCATTATAATATGCATCTTAACTGTCGTGTATGCGCCTGATGACTGTAATGGTATGATGACAAATATTTCAAGACTCCATAAA is a genomic window of Clupea harengus chromosome 1, Ch_v2.0.2, whole genome shotgun sequence containing:
- the shfl gene encoding shiftless antiviral inhibitor of ribosomal frameshifting protein homolog, with protein sequence MSRLQEEVELEISVRRLREKFHGKISIDKAALLMRRYGNDHRRIAMEIVLMKDRELDDEDRHDLKNDITVKNVVEKLKAEEKNHAGPGTGQAAPQERQDRSHKSGNKPKANKEPNGDKDIQELGERLRVLPLTQENMRMFDNAQRDLIPAVLHQFACERCDNDWWRRVAQRKEVSRCKKCKRKYEPVPEGKMWGIGEFHCPNCTRIFRGFGRMDLGSPCYGCRSIIIPTKILPPRRSMMGMGPRTKNPHSCLAEDCYNRQEPHVPGTECVHPRSRQKNHKPRVVNASPTHISSGSTVNTCLSQGSILDLYELVRDELEDVIYEDSEEEEEEEEEESDSSTDNPR
- the soul5 gene encoding heme-binding protein 2; this translates as MVYAAGILVLVFALAVDARVGDSSESNHCTETKECLMYNSICKGDDYEVRHYETSKWVSADSESFFMEVAINRAFWKLFKYIQGANDAGLKIDMTSPVVIKTKDGTSMWQSSVYTVSFLLPSTFQQGQTPPTPTDSSVYFHEMSDMKVYVKSYGGWLMGLSSRMKSRELRNSLDAVAASYDRDYHCDVGYDSPMKMIDRHNEVWYMVKGEPVCPAAGAE